The Lactuca sativa cultivar Salinas chromosome 2, Lsat_Salinas_v11, whole genome shotgun sequence genome includes a window with the following:
- the LOC111899812 gene encoding uncharacterized protein LOC111899812, translating to MATKTLLLLILTLLAVVSSTTALSDDPTPTVYDILDKYGLPTGLLPDSVKSYSFSPDDGSFVVELQKPCYIQFDYLVYYDSKITGKLKVGSITDLDGIQVKRLFFWFDVDEIRVDLPSSDNIYFTVGFINKKLDIDQFETVHSCTDNALVACAQSSNPISQLPITVDEVEMLITE from the exons ATGGCGACCAAAACCCTACTCCTCCTAATCCTAACCCTGCTCGCAGTCGTCTCCTCAACCACCGCACTCTCCGACGACCCAACACCCACGGTCTACGATATCCTCGACAAATATGGCCTCCCCACTGGCCTTCTGCCCGATTCCGTCAAGTCTTACTCTTTCTCCCCCGACGATGGAAGCTTCGTTGTCGAACTACAGAAACCTTGCTATATCCAGTTCGATTACCTTGTGTACTATGACAGTAAGATCACTGGGAAGCTCAAAGTCGGATCAATTACTGATTTGGATGGGATCCAAgtgaaaaggttgtttttctgGTTCGATGTTGATGAAATTAGGGTTGACTTGCCAAGTTCCGATAATATCTACTTCACTGTTGGGTTTATTAATAAGAAACTTGACATCGATCAGTTTGAGACGGTCCACTCTTGTACAGATAACGCCCTTGTTGCTTGCGCTCAATCATCCAATCCTATCTCTCAG CTTCCTATCACTGTTGATGAGGTTGAAATGCTGATCACGGAGTAG